taaaagcgcatttgattaaataaacaatctcATTGTTTTTGTGGGGGGGAGTTCTCGAACTCACACTTTTGTCCACAAAACCACTGAAGATAGGTTACACTAACAGATATCATCTACAATCCTAATTGAATTAACAAAATGGACACGCATAATAAAACACCCCTCTCTCACGCTCCTACACACAATTTTCAGGTAAAGATCACTCTAAGCAACCACAAATTCTAGGCATGACCcctctctcacactcctacacaccagaaccaatcacaaattctaggcatgaaaaaacacacctctctcacactcctacacacaaattctaggcatgagaaaacacacctctctcacactcctacACACCAGAACCAATCACAAATTCTGACACCTGTGTGCATCTTAACGGTGACCCACACACtccatttcttttctttcctcACACTCTTTCTAAGTGACCTTTTTTATGCTAACTAGGTCATTATGACACCTGTGTGCATCTTAACGGTCACGCACACACTCCACTTTTCCCCCTTTCTCACCATTTTTCTCACCTACACACTCCATTTTTCCCAACCTTTTTCCCAcacttttattgattaattaagttaattagGTCATTATAACACCTATGTGCTAATTAGGTCATTATAACACCTGTGCAACCATGCGTGACTAATTGgtgctaattggtttgacacgATCAATTAAAAGTGAGCCAGCACCCGTATTATCCTACTACTTGTTTTGGCCCATCTTTCAACTTTTTGCATTCGTGTGAAAAATTCGGTAGATAGCGAGCATTCTaaccaagaaataaataaaacttgcaTGCACTAACGATTATAATTCCGATAATTCcatacaaatatacatatttcgaattataaatacataagtGAATCGCTTTGgaccaaaatcaaataaatatttgtcggCATCCTGGTTGTTCAAAGAATAAAATTCCCCCATTTCTCGTCGTAGTGAACATCAATTATAGCTTTGCaaaaattaagagggtaaaaGTTGGGAAGTGTGAAAATTTCTAATTCGAGAATTAAATTCCCGGCAAATTTTCGGCCGCGCATTTTCCTCAAATTTCCCTCGCTTTTCGCCATTTCCCGCGCTTTTAGGCGTCAGGTTTATATATTCGTTGCCCTTAGTTATCGGTCAGTGCATCATTCTCCGTTAGCATTGCGTTGAGCACCGCCACccgtacacatacacacacacgcacagacaGCGCAGCCCGTTCTTTCGAGTTCTCTTtcgtcgttttcgttttcgatcgCTGGAACGGTGCAAGCGTTGCCGTTGCCTAAACGCTTGTTCGTTTTTTGGTGTTTGAGCTTGGCGTGTGCTCCCCTACACGACGTGCGCACggcatattataattattgaattattataataaattaggattccttaaattaattcctaaattcatttaaataactccCCTACACTGCTTGCGTTCAGCTTATTCCTCTCgttggttattatttttaaatttaataaatttaaaaacaaatttttgtaaacatttacataaatacaattaaaaaaaaaaaaaaaaaaaataaaaaaaattaaattaaactataaacTCTtcgataccaaaaaaaaaaaaatggtgccAAAATCAGAAAGTAACAACAAGGACATCGAAGGGTTGAAAAACCAACGAGATGGATATATGAAGAGTATAGAGCgaacgcaaaaatatttaaaggagggTCGATACTCCTTAAATACGGTTGAGTTAGAATGTCGATTAGAAATCCTAAATACGCACATTGAAAATGCTTCGCTTATACAGAATAAAATTGAAGCGAAAGATGGAGATGATGAGTACCGCGAAGAGTTAGAAGAGACTGCGATTATAGCAAAATCGTTGCTAATTTCCCTAATCGCGGAAACAAAGCTTAAGAGCGTTGACAATTCCGCTCCGCCGGCAACGCGCACACCCCAATGCCGTTTGCCGAGCGTCGCTCTTCCAACCTTTAGCGGAAAACAttccgaatttaaaaattttataagccttTTCGAAACTTTTGTTGACAAAGATGACACGCTGCACGATATCGAAAAATTTAACCATCTAATATCGTGTTTGGCTGGAGACGCGCTAGGAACAGTCAGGGCATTCCAAGTTACAGCGAATAATTACCCAAAAGCCCTGGCTAGCCTAAGGCGGGTGTACGATaatgattgtttaattttttttgacaatataTCGACACTGTTTAATCTGCCAAAGATTTCCCAGCCATCAGCTACAGCCTTGAGAAACCTGATCGACACAGTCACAGCGCTATACGATTCTCTTTTGTCCATTGGGGATGACAAACGTATTACGAATGCCATCCTCATCCATCTAGTAATGGGCAAAGTCGATGCaggaactaaaagaaaatgggaagaaTCGCTAGATTATACTTCGCTTCCTCTTTGGAGCGAGTGTGAGTCGGCCCTGAACAAGCGCTATCAGCATATGGTTGCCGAAGAAGCgtgtaagccaaaaattgttCAGCAGAGCCAGGCTTATCCTAAGAAGAATGGAAATAGgagtttttcgtttgttgctgCCATAGACGACCCCGAAGTATGTGTGTTTTGCAACTCAGCAGAACATCAAGTAGGAAGTTgcactgcttttgctgccctaACAGTTCAGCAAAGAttcgattttgcaaaaaaggcTCCTTTATGCATTAACTGCCTCCGAAAGGGCCACACGGTAAAAAGGTGCAAATCGAAAAGATGCAGGGTGTGTAAGTCCTCACACCACACATTGCTGCACATTTACTCGCCATCAAATCTCGCGttgccagctcctcctcagcCCACGCTCTTGCAGAATACTCCATCCACTTCGCATGTTATGCATGCGACTGCATCGGATAAAGTTATTCTTGCCACAGCCATCGTGAGCgtccaaacaaaaagtggcgAATTAGTTTTGGCTCGAGCGTTGCTCGATTCTGGTTCACAAGTAAATTTTGTGACCGATGAGCTCGCTCAGAGACTTCAGATTAAGAGAGAGGACGTGTGTTTGAGCTTGCGGGGCATTGGTGGAACTAATGCTCAAGCAACCAAGAAAATTCACACGATAGTTAAGTCGCGAGTGGGTAGCAGTCAAttgtcgtccgaattttatatactaaaaaatatttctggttatcatccggatcaaacggtgaacaccagcggctggagggtgcctgaaaatattcaattggcagatccattcttcttcaagccccaaaaaatagatatgctTATAGGCGCAGACTCGTTCTTTGAACTATTGTCAGTCGGCCAGATAAAGCAAGGGCCTGAGTTccccattttgcaaaaaacagttctcggctggatagtgtcagggagatgtgcctcagaaaaaataagaaatacggAAAAGTTGGTACATCTCAGCTGCCAGGAAGAAGTGTTGGAGTCAATCGACACAACCCTGCAGAAATTTTGGTCTGTGGAGGACTTGCCGCCCAAGGCCAAGGTCCATACTCCTGAGCAGCAACTTTGTGAGCaacactttgagaaaaacactcAAAGATTGTCGTCCGGGAGATTTTCGGTTCGTCTGCCGTTCAAATCTGACCCAAACACTCTTGGTTCATCATATGAAGTTGCGAAACGTAGATTTTTGTCGCTTGAAAGAAGATTATCCAAAGatccttctttaaaaaagatgtatctggAATTCATGGAAGAATATGAAGCGATGGGCCATATGTCTTCTACGAACAATAAAATCCCAGACAGTCCGCACTATTTCATTCCGCACCAATGCGTGCTGCGACCTCAAAGCACCTCGACAAAGTTGAGAGTGGTATTCGACGCCTCGAGCCGTACATCGACGCAGGTCGCGTTGAATGACATCTTGATGGTTGGCCCCACCATTCAAGAGGAGCTGTATTCGACCCTGCTTCGGTTCAGACTGCACAAGTTTGCGCTTGCAGCAGacgtaaaaaagatgtatcgtcAAGTAATGGTTGACGAAGCTGACCGAAACTTTCAGCTCATAGTGTGGAGACGAGATCCACTCAGATCCACTCTAAAAATCTTCAAGCTGAACACCGTGACTTATGGTACTTCGCCAGCCCCCTATCTAGCGATTCGGTGTTTAAATCGGCTTGGAGAGATCGCGCAGGATTCGTGTCCAAAAGCCGCCAAGGTCATTCAGAATGACTTTTATGTCGACGATTTGTTGACTGGCGCCAGAAGCGTTGAGGACCTGCTAAGCCTTCGAGACGAAGTTTCTCAGGTATTGCAAGAGGCAGGATTTGAATTGGCAAAGTGGTTTTCTAACTGCCCAGAGTTATCCGCATCTGAAAGCGCTGTCATGCCGCTAACGGCAGACTCAGACGTAACTAAGACCCTTGGCGTGGTTTGGTTGCCGGGTAAagattactttcaatttcggtTGGATGACTCTTTCCTGGATCTTCGTGCGACAAAACGAAACATACTGTCGGTGACTGCCCGACTTTTCGATCCGCTTGGCCTGTTGTGCCCTCTAGTGACtagggcaaaaatgttgttgcagGAACTGTGGCTTCGAAAGTTAGACTGGGACGAGTCGCTGCCGATGCAACTGCAGACATCTTGGGAAGCTTTTAAGGGAACGCTGTTGCAACTGCCCAAGATCGAGGTATCGCGattcgttcatacagacgccaAAGTCCCGGCAGAAATACATGGTTTCGCTGACGCTTCCATGCGAGCATATGGAGCGTGCATCTACGTTCGCACTAGTACCGCTGAAGGTTTAAAAGTATCTTTATTGACAGCAAAATCCAAAGTAGCTCCCCTCAAGACGAAAACTTTGCCCCGCCTTGAGTTGTGCGCAGCTCACCTTCTTGCGGATCTTTATAATCGTGTAAGACCAttgcttaattttccgatcacaAAGGTGTTCCTATGGACGGACTCGGAGATCACTCTGCATTGGATTAAAACGCATccgtcgtcgttgtcggtTTTCGTCTCAAACCGAGTTGCAGAGATCCAAGAGTGGTCGGAAAAAGCAATTTGGCGACATGTCCCCACGAAAGTAAACCCAGCGGACATCGTGTCACGGGGATGTGACGTTGAGGAACTCACAGCTTCCATTTGGTTCGCTGGGCCGTCGTTTTTGCTCGATGCAGAAAAAGATTGGCCTGTGAATCGACACTTCGAAGTACCTGCTGATGTCGTGTCGATGGAATTACGACGGCCCAGCGAACCAAATGGAAGCTGTGAGTTCCTCAACGTCACATCCCCGTGACACGATGTCCGCTGGGTTTACTTTCGTGGGGACATGTCGCCAAATTGCTTTTTCCGACCACTCTTGGATCTCTGCAACTCGGTTTGAGACGAAAaccgacaacgacgacggATGCGTTTTAATCCAATGCAGAGTGATCTCCGAGTCCGTCCATAGGAACACCTTtgtgatcggaaaattaagcaaTGGTCTTACACGATTATAAAGATCCGCAAGAAGGTGAGCTGCGCACAACTCAAGGCGGGGCAAAGTTTTCgcgttgtaatacaaaatagtattaaatttttcaacaaagttcattataaaagcgcaaagtgcgcaaacattgattttaatgcttctccccaggcatatttgctaaaacaatccacaacagtcaaaatataaaaatatcctccgttaagctttgaatactttcccatttccactaaatctgcttgccagagatcatttataccctttgtcactacccttcgacgtttaaaattacgtcgacacggagcatgaatttctttaacaatacccaatttatcactcatatttttttttttggtactagaactttcttactattggagttgcagtaccttctatttcaactgtctgtgattttaaaactgatttcggttgagtaacatatttataaacatagctctcaatactattaatctttgttaacatattggataggattttatcaacattatcaaccctcccattattaacttgaactaaattttccaaagaagttattttagaaagtcttcgattaagggatgtatttattttcgtattaaggTCTTTCTTTAACGTCTCCAAGTTTTCATCGACATATTTTTTCGTCGTTGCATCCGAATAATCTATTGGGTtcccacaatttttaattcgtttctgttgggtattcaggttttcgtcgccatcaatgtacaaccccacaacagttttaatatccctttttaaaatatctgtgtgctctttttcgtctgaaaagtgaccaaacttgtcgacagacattttgtttataaggtaatttaaagtttgtgaacctttgaataattaatatataattttagcctctcgcagttcttctattatagacatgatctcgttattgtgattagtgttgccagcggcctttgaagctattaaaagctgcaatctttcaactaattcattgacgtcatcccaataaatataattgggtTTTGCTCTTTGTAGGGACATGTATCCaaatccctttttatttgattttttttgttttgattgaattggggtggatatagctgaaggatgtatattttcattgctcatgaactttttaataatgtttgtatacttgtatcctctagttccttttattcgcttatttggatcaaaatctattctatgtgcacttgtctcagtaatgatatctttataatttttcaagtctGTGGCACTGAATTGTGTAGGTTTATTATGAACAATCAGAGAATAAAGCCCAGGAGTCAAATCCCACGTGCTTCCActtgataattgaattttattatgactTATATGTAATTCACTATTCcccaaatttaaggatttgggGGTTGATGAACTTTTTCTAGGTCCATAAGCATTGTCCAGAACTTTATTTCTCGATAGActgctaatattaaaatcatagtcTGCATGAATTAGACTGCTAGCATCTGCTTCTTTTTCTAGCTGTGTTTCTAAAGGTGTTTCTAGCGGTGTTTCCGGCTCTGATCCCAATTCAATATGtgactgtgaaaaaaatttatcatcTGAGTCACTAGTAACAtcatcattataaatttttgtttcttcatttcggctattattatcatcataatcgtaatcatgatcatcatcgtcatcataccttaattgatgtttcttaagctttttactgggggtttcatttttaaatatttcacttttttgctttagaaccgttgatttatcttcgtttgtattcataaactttcgttttttattttcactaactAGTTCGTTTAAGGGATCTGTTATTGGCTTAAAAGTTTCTTCCAACTCGTAAgcattttgtgatttaaaatgttttagatcattaaactttttctttaatatatttctcgttttagtaagctgacttaaaataaattgactcaTTTTGGGTACTTTCAAAACTTTCACCACCGTCAGCACAAAAGATGTAATACCAGTTTATGAACTATACTTTACAGGGTTACATTTCATACTaatgaaagttataaaatatatatat
The sequence above is a segment of the Drosophila takahashii strain IR98-3 E-12201 unplaced genomic scaffold, DtakHiC1v2 scaffold_8, whole genome shotgun sequence genome. Coding sequences within it:
- the LOC123002459 gene encoding uncharacterized protein translates to MYLEFMEEYEAMGHMSSTNNKIPDSPHYFIPHQCVLRPQSTSTKLRVVFDASSRTSTQVALNDILMVGPTIQEELYSTLLRFRLHKFALAADVKKMYRQVMVDEADRNFQLIVWRRDPLRSTLKIFKLNTVTYGTSPAPYLAIRCLNRLGEIAQDSCPKAAKVIQNDFYVDDLLTGARSVEDLLSLRDEVSQVLQEAGFELAKWFSNCPELSASESAVMPLTADSDVTKTLGVVWLPGKDYFQFRLDDSFLDLRATKRNILSVTARLFDPLGLLCPLVTRAKMLLQELWLRKLDWDESLPMQLQTSWEAFKGTLLQLPKIEVSRFVHTDAKVPAEIHGFADASMRAYGACIYVRTSTAEGLKVSLLTAKSKVAPLKTKTLPRLELCAAHLLADLYNRVRPLLNFPITKVFLWTDSEITLHWIKTHPSSLSVFVSNRVAEIQEWSEKAIWRHVPTKVNPADIVSRGCDVEELTASIWFAGPSFLLDAEKDWPVNRHFEVPADVVSMELRRPSEPNGSCEFLNVTSP